DNA sequence from the Suricata suricatta isolate VVHF042 chromosome 5, meerkat_22Aug2017_6uvM2_HiC, whole genome shotgun sequence genome:
ACTCAAGTAACAGGAGTCTACTGTAACACAATAGTCTAATTTTCATACCCTAAGCTCCCTTAGAAGAAAACCTGTGTACTTCTCAGTCTCAATTGCCAAATAAAGCAATTCTTTAATCCAACTCAACTGTCCCACAGCTTCATTTGAACAGAtgatatttcctctctctctccctttattacAGCTTCACAGACTGTAGTGCAAAGAAACCAACTACAGGCAAAAAGGCAACTAAACTTCTGATAATATGCATGGAGGGCATATTATCTCTGGAGCTATCAATACCTAAGCACAGATTCCAAAAGGTAGGCTTATTTACAGACCCACCAAAAAGCCTCCTACTTGCCAATCACCACTCAATTCTCACTGGCTTGTTAGTATCTCTTACATATTCTAACTGACTACTTTGTTTCAAAGTATCTGTAATGGACTCAGGAAAATGTTTTAACTGGAACACGCAAATGTAATTAGCAACAAGGCAAATGGTTATCACTGTGTTCACTACAGGGGCCAAAATAAACTCAAGGAGGTTACCTTGTGTGCCCATACCCCAGTGCCAGGCACCTGGGAGATAACTGAATACccacaaaatgaatgaaattgtgTAACAACAAAATACATGGGACAGCCTGAAAATTTCAGGAGTAAAAGAACTATGTTAAATAATGTACTgcttaaaagaacaaacaattgTCAAAACTTGGGATCCTTCTAAACAGTGCTATCTGTTGTAACAGAATATTTAACCCATACCCAAAAATAAGACTGATGGTTCAAGTCAATTCTAAAGAGAAGCCTGCAGTAAGTTTTTGTcataaagcaaacaaaagttgcatttttataagaTAAATGACTTTCCTTCTATCCCAAAACCATGATCAAtgaaaattacagaattttagaAGAAGAAACCCGAGAGCCTAAATTATGGAACAGATGGACTTGGTTCAGAGTCACGTAAACTGCCACCAATGTATTCAAAAATTTAGCATAATCACATACCCAAGATagcattttatgaatattaatttcattttacttttttggctATTCTAAGTAGTTGCCAGTTGGAAAAGAATTGACTGATGAATATCATACTCTTCCATTCTTATGACTTTATTTATCAGGGGAAAACCGATGAGAAAATATAACTTTGTCGATACAAATAGTTCCTCTCTTACCAGTTTTCGAGTTACAGTGTTCTGACTCTATAAATCGAAAGTTCTACTGTTCTCTCATTCTATTTTTAGACTGTGTAATAGTTTATAACCTTTATTTCTATTACTGATTTGTATATGTTTACCATAGCCAAGTCTTATTTTCcccaaagatttaaaaagtgtACCCTTATCAAGTGCTCCTCAAGCCATTATTTAGTGCTTGACAATttcctgttcattcatttaaatgtaaatttcattaGACCAGTTCTGTCTTGTTGGATACTACACAATAGGCTGTTACTacaatgatgaatgaatgaatgaatgatgattTAGAAGGCAATGATATtatcatgcattttaaaaaaatttttttactgtttattgatttttgagagagagacagagtgtgagctgggcaggggcagagagagggagatgcagaatccaaagcaggctccaggctctgagctgtcagcacagaggccaatatGCGACTTGAagccaccaaccttgagatcatgacttgagccaaagtccatgcttaacccactgagcaacccaggcacccctatcatgcTTCTTTTGATAGGTAAGTAGACAATATCTGAGAAAGCATTACAGTTTCTATCCAGCTTATGAAAACTAAAATGTTCTTTCACTGCTCTAAGTTGAAAATCTGCAAACAATAAATCTAAGAACAGACAACACTGTATTTGATACACATTAGGAGAGAaagtgctaaaaacaaaacaaaaaaaccctccaaaacaCAGTTTACTCAAAGGTCACACAAAGAATTACTGAAGATTCCTTAGAACGTGTTTCCAGTATTCCATTACCACCACTGTGACATGATCTTCCCCAAAACCACGGCTAAATGACTTCACTGTCTGGAGAGTCCGTTTTCCTCCATGTTTTGAGAATTTGTAAGTGAACATACTGAAGTAATAATGAACCACTACCCTCCAGGGCCTtacaataatctttaaaaagactgggggtgggggtggggtgaaggaACGGCTGGTTAAAGAAAACTcgaataaaaacacacaaaaggcAATTTTCCTGTTAGTGGAAGGGCTGGAAAATTTTCACTGCATCCTTTCCCTCCTTTGCTGGTCACAGAGTAAGAATTGGAAGTCGAAAAATTTCTCACACTTCCATGCCGTTTGAATCAGGAACTACCAAGAGAATCACAACGGTGGGGACACATGTACTCTACATGAGAGCAGGAAGTCAGTTTCTGGGGCACGGGCCGCCCGTCCAGCATCCTAACCGGGGACGCTGGCCTTCCGAaagcccaccccccacacccccctctAACCCTGAAGCCAAAACCGCCGGAACACGGGCTTTGGCTGGGCTGATTGAAGAAGGAGCAGCTCGGAGAGCTCAGGACACTTCCCTTTCTACTTGGCCTGCGGCAGGAGGATACTCCCCTGGTTCTCGCCAAAAGAGGAGGCGGACCAGGCAGAGTCAGCAGCGAAACGCAGCCTTGGCCGTGAAGGCAGCTCGTCCACGCGGCCGGAGAACTCACCGAACAAAGCACTCGGCGCGGACCGGGTGGGGAGACGcgaaagaagggaaaagattcACCCCAACTCTTCGCCACTGCCTGGGGCTAGAAACAGGTGGAGCCGCGCTTAGAGGGAGAATAAAGATGGGTTTTCGAGGGGCTAATCTGAACTCCAGCGCCAAGGCAACCGGAACCGAGACCCCCCGGCGGGGGAGAACGCCCGGGAATAAGGGAGACGAGCGCTgcggagagaaaggaagacacggTCGGGGTCAAGGGCAGACGGATGGCCCCGCAGGGGTGCCGAGGATGCGGGTGGCGGGGATGCCCGCGGCGCGCTGCCGGCTGCCCCCACTCGGGCCTCCCGGNNNNNNNNNNNNNNNNNNNNNNNNNNNNNNNNNNNNNNNNNNNNNNNNNNNNNNNNNNNNNNNNNNNNNNNNNNNNNNNNNNNNNNNNNNNNNNNNNNNNCGCCCCTCGCCACGCCCCCTGCCAGTTTGGCACCGCCAGCCTGCTCTGCGCGCCTGCGGGCCCCGCCGCGGGGCCACCCGGAGACGGGGCGGGAGGGAAGCGGGACGGGCGTTTGTCCCAGCCAATCGGCGGTCGTAGAGTCCCGCAGGCACCACCACCGCTCCGCCTCCTCAGTAGGCTCCGCCCCTCTTTGTAAAATCTTAGCTGACCCAAACAGACTGTCGAACTCGTTTTTCAGGTGCCAGGTTCGCCTGAGGTTTAGGAAGTGCGGTGCAAGGTTACCATCGCCCCTATCTCCTAACCAGGTTCTTTATAAGGATAGGAGGACGGCACCCTTTTCAAGAAGGCTCACGGAAACCCCAAAAGAACTAACGGGTCTTCATGACttctccaagttttttttttaacctctcagTTCTGGAGGTGTGAACCCCAACTCTGAAAGCAGCATCCTCGAATGCTTGCCCCTTAGACCGGGCACCACGGCGGCTCCCACACCCTTGAGTGCACCCTCAAATATCCAAACCTCGAGGTCAGCTCTCAAATATCTACACTCGAACTGGGGATGATGGTGGAATCTGCCACACAGGGTTATGGGAGGGAAGGTTCAGTGTATTTCTATCCGCAAACGTGCCTGACGCATGCTTATTATAGGCATTATCGTTAAGCTTATcgtgaatgtttttaaaagataacaaaatgtTATCTGAAAGGAGCTACACCAATGCTCTGGAGGGAAACTTTATGTTACAGCAGGTCTGGAGCCCATGTTCTATCTATCCGGCTCCAATACGAAGGCCCTTAGTAAAGCCTTTTGTCAGAAAGTTAAGGATGCTACGTGACTCGTCCCTAGCTTGGGTCCTAGCCCCCTTTTGTTCTGACTTTCCTAGAGTTACTTCGAAGGCAGCACACATTATTCACTTACTTGTATAAGAGCATATGTGTTTCTAatattaatagctaacatttaaagAGGCTTGCAATTAGAGACTGTGAAGTTTTATAAACATGCTTCAtctctaatcctcacaacactacaaaatatgttttattgtccccattttacagatgaggaagcagaggctcatAGAGATAACTAGCTTTAGGTACGTGTTAGCAGATCTGCTCCTTCAGTTGCACCATTCCAGTGCCTGGTTAAAGATAGTTgaacaacaataagaaaagaggaagaaaagatgaaacaataataaaacaaagaatatggggaaagaggg
Encoded proteins:
- the LOC115291284 gene encoding uncharacterized protein LOC115291284, which encodes MPFESGTTKRITTVGTHVLYMRAGSQFLGHGPPVQHPNRGRWPSESPPPTPPSNPEAKTAGTRALAGLIEEGAARRAQDTSLSTWPAAGGYSPGSRQKRRRTRQSQQRNAALAVKAARPRGRRTHRTKHSARTGWGDAKEGKRFTPTLRHCLGLETGGAALRGRIKMGFRGANLNSSAKATGTETPRRGRTPGNKGDERCGEKGRHGRGQGQTDGPAGVPRMRVAGMPAARCRLPPLGLAPPACSARLRAPPRGHPETGREGSGTGVCPSQSAVVESRRHHHRSASSTGHHGGSHTLECTLKYPNLEVKGSYHENYFIFLEEMEQVQVTDYLIDIAQKIPD